In one window of Pseudochaenichthys georgianus chromosome 5, fPseGeo1.2, whole genome shotgun sequence DNA:
- the mdm4 gene encoding protein Mdm4 isoform X2, with protein sequence MNALSAEPLASCRTLPGEGNQVQPKAPLLQILRVAGAQEEVFTLKEVMHYLGQYIMGKQLYDKQRQHIVHCQDDPLGELLEVESFSVKNPSPVYEMLKKYLVVLGGSDAAVNLSVGRECVEGGVEDRGQICGGVVKAGLEAVSAAPLLPTPSQRRPREPDDDSLEGLPRSACKRPKLDVTLDEWDLSGLPWWFLGNLRSNYSRRSNGSTDIHTNQEEDTAIVSDTTDDLWFLTEGGSEQVSVEMKEAALEEGSAGEGEVLPEDDDGGGKEEKADKEMQEEPEEDSQCLSDDTDTEISTQDAWQCSECRKYNTPFQKYCVRCWALRKNWYKDVPRLAHSLSVPDIPACSSLTTHDDDEEDDSDAGIDVPDCSRTVSDPVILPSHSTADRPLPTMISRKGKEPWPSSFLSDGQLSGGDSQENLGMEIEEVRPEALLEPCKLCRVRPRNGNIIHGRTAHLLTCFPCARRLHKFHVPCPGCGEIIQKVIKIFFN encoded by the exons aTGAACGCCCTGTCGGCCGAGCCTCTGGCATCATGCAGAACGCTGCCTGGAGAGGGAAATCAG GTACAACCAAAAGCCCCTCTCCTGCAGATTCTGCGTGTTGCCGGAGCTCAGGAAGAAGTCTTTACGCTCAAAGAG GTGATGCACTATTTGGGTCAGTACATTATGGGAAAGCAACTGTATGACAAACAGAGGCAGCACATAGTCCACTGCCAGGATGACCCTTTGGGAGAGCTGCTGGAGGTGGAGAGCTTCTCCGTCAAGAACCCGAG CCCGGTGTATGAAATGCTCAAGAAATATTTAGTTGTGCTTGGTGGTTCTG ACGCTGCAGTGAATCTTTCTGTGGGCCGTGAGTGTGTAGAGGGCGGAGTGGAGGATCGTGGTCAG ATATGTGGAGGTGTGGTCAAAGCAGGGCTGGAGGCTGTCAGTGCTGCGCCTCTCCTGCCGACCCCCTCCCAGCGAAGACCTCGGGAGCCCGACGATG ACTCCCTTGAAGGCCTTCCACGGTCAGCCTGCAAACGTCCAAAACTGGATGTTACTTTAGACGAGTGGGACCTATCTGGCCTCCCCTGGTGGTTTCTGGGTAATCTCCGTAGTAACTACAGCCGCAGGAGCAACggctccactgacatccacaccAACCAA GAGGAAGACACGGCCATCGTGTCGGACACCACCGACGACCTCTGGTTCCTGACGGAGGGTGGGAGTGAACAGGTGAGCGTGGAGATGAAAGAGGCTGCACTGGAGGAAGGGAGCGCAGGAGAAGGGGAGGTGCTACCTGAGGATGACGATGGAGGAGGGAAGGAGGAGAAAGCCGATAAAGAG aTGCAGGAAGAGCCAGAGGAGGACTCTCAGTGTCTGAGCGATGACACTGACACAGAGATCTCCACACAG GATGCGTGGCAGTGCTCAGAGTGCAGGAAGTACAACACTCCTTTCCAGAAGTACTGTGTGCGCTGCTGGGCTCTGCGTAAGAACTGGTACAAAGATGTCCCCCGACTCGCCCATTCCCTCTCCGTTCCTGACATCCCAGCATGCAGCTCTCTCACCacccatgatgatgatgaggaggatGACAGTGACGCGGGCATTGACGTCCCAGACTGCAGCAGGACGGTGTCGGACCCCGTCATCCTGCCCTCCCACTCCACAGCCGACCGCCCACTGCCCACTATGATTTCAAGGAAAGGCAAGGAGCCCTGGCCCTCCAGCTTTCTCAGTGATGGGCAGCTTTCAGGGGGGGACAGTCAGGAGAATCTGGGCATGGAGATTGAAGAAGTTAGGCCTGAGGCCCTGTTGGAGCCTTGCAAGCTGTGTCGAGTGCGACCACGCAACGGGAACATAATACACGGACGTACGGCTCACCTGCTCACCTGCTTCCCATGTGCAAGGAGGCTTCACAAGTTCCATGTTCCTTGTCCTGGGTGTGGGGAAATCATTCAAAAAGTTATCAAGATATTCTTCAACTAA
- the mdm4 gene encoding protein Mdm4 isoform X1, giving the protein MNALSAEPLASCRTLPGEGNQVQPKAPLLQILRVAGAQEEVFTLKEVMHYLGQYIMGKQLYDKQRQHIVHCQDDPLGELLEVESFSVKNPSPVYEMLKKYLVVLGGSDAAVNLSVGRECVEGGVEDRGQICGGVVKAGLEAVSAAPLLPTPSQRRPREPDDDSLEGLPRSACKRPKLDVTLDEWDLSGLPWWFLGNLRSNYSRRSNGSTDIHTNQLSPAQEEDTAIVSDTTDDLWFLTEGGSEQVSVEMKEAALEEGSAGEGEVLPEDDDGGGKEEKADKEMQEEPEEDSQCLSDDTDTEISTQDAWQCSECRKYNTPFQKYCVRCWALRKNWYKDVPRLAHSLSVPDIPACSSLTTHDDDEEDDSDAGIDVPDCSRTVSDPVILPSHSTADRPLPTMISRKGKEPWPSSFLSDGQLSGGDSQENLGMEIEEVRPEALLEPCKLCRVRPRNGNIIHGRTAHLLTCFPCARRLHKFHVPCPGCGEIIQKVIKIFFN; this is encoded by the exons aTGAACGCCCTGTCGGCCGAGCCTCTGGCATCATGCAGAACGCTGCCTGGAGAGGGAAATCAG GTACAACCAAAAGCCCCTCTCCTGCAGATTCTGCGTGTTGCCGGAGCTCAGGAAGAAGTCTTTACGCTCAAAGAG GTGATGCACTATTTGGGTCAGTACATTATGGGAAAGCAACTGTATGACAAACAGAGGCAGCACATAGTCCACTGCCAGGATGACCCTTTGGGAGAGCTGCTGGAGGTGGAGAGCTTCTCCGTCAAGAACCCGAG CCCGGTGTATGAAATGCTCAAGAAATATTTAGTTGTGCTTGGTGGTTCTG ACGCTGCAGTGAATCTTTCTGTGGGCCGTGAGTGTGTAGAGGGCGGAGTGGAGGATCGTGGTCAG ATATGTGGAGGTGTGGTCAAAGCAGGGCTGGAGGCTGTCAGTGCTGCGCCTCTCCTGCCGACCCCCTCCCAGCGAAGACCTCGGGAGCCCGACGATG ACTCCCTTGAAGGCCTTCCACGGTCAGCCTGCAAACGTCCAAAACTGGATGTTACTTTAGACGAGTGGGACCTATCTGGCCTCCCCTGGTGGTTTCTGGGTAATCTCCGTAGTAACTACAGCCGCAGGAGCAACggctccactgacatccacaccAACCAA CTGTCTCCTGCACAGGAGGAAGACACGGCCATCGTGTCGGACACCACCGACGACCTCTGGTTCCTGACGGAGGGTGGGAGTGAACAGGTGAGCGTGGAGATGAAAGAGGCTGCACTGGAGGAAGGGAGCGCAGGAGAAGGGGAGGTGCTACCTGAGGATGACGATGGAGGAGGGAAGGAGGAGAAAGCCGATAAAGAG aTGCAGGAAGAGCCAGAGGAGGACTCTCAGTGTCTGAGCGATGACACTGACACAGAGATCTCCACACAG GATGCGTGGCAGTGCTCAGAGTGCAGGAAGTACAACACTCCTTTCCAGAAGTACTGTGTGCGCTGCTGGGCTCTGCGTAAGAACTGGTACAAAGATGTCCCCCGACTCGCCCATTCCCTCTCCGTTCCTGACATCCCAGCATGCAGCTCTCTCACCacccatgatgatgatgaggaggatGACAGTGACGCGGGCATTGACGTCCCAGACTGCAGCAGGACGGTGTCGGACCCCGTCATCCTGCCCTCCCACTCCACAGCCGACCGCCCACTGCCCACTATGATTTCAAGGAAAGGCAAGGAGCCCTGGCCCTCCAGCTTTCTCAGTGATGGGCAGCTTTCAGGGGGGGACAGTCAGGAGAATCTGGGCATGGAGATTGAAGAAGTTAGGCCTGAGGCCCTGTTGGAGCCTTGCAAGCTGTGTCGAGTGCGACCACGCAACGGGAACATAATACACGGACGTACGGCTCACCTGCTCACCTGCTTCCCATGTGCAAGGAGGCTTCACAAGTTCCATGTTCCTTGTCCTGGGTGTGGGGAAATCATTCAAAAAGTTATCAAGATATTCTTCAACTAA